The sequence TGCCATTTTTAGAATGCTGTATGAATCGAATCATATGTCATCATTTgaatctggtttctttctttcggCATAATGCATCTGAGGTTCATCTGCGTTGTGCAGTGAATAGAgagcttgtttctttttgttgccaagtagtattccattctgtaATTATGCTGTTTTGCTTATCTAATCTTCTGTTGATGAACAGAAGATGAAGGACATAAGCAAAGATTCGGATTGTCTCCTAGTGTTTTGCTTTAATGGACGATGCTTCTGGGAACACTCATATGTcctacctttcttttcctttcatttctcttgcataAATACTCAAGAGAAGTACCTACGGGTTGTGTGCTGAGTGTGTGTTTGACTTTTACCACTCTAGCCAGCAGTCTTCCACAGCAGCAgcattttgcactcccaccaacccTGCATGGGAGCTCCAGTTGCTCCACAGCTTTGCCAACACTTGCCATTGTCAGCCTTTCCAATATTCATGATTTTCATGGGTGGGAAGacgtatctcactgtagttttaatttgcttgTCCTTAGGGACTcatgatgttgagtatttttccaAGTATACTGGCCATTCATACTGGAATTCCTTTAATGGTAGAAATGCTTATAAAAGATAGGAACTCATGAAGGGGACAAATATGGGCTTGGAATCATGTTCTCCTCTGACATGCTGAGGCAGGAGTGGCAGCCTAGTTGGAGATCTATCGGAATAATTCAGAAGGAATTCCTCTGCTCTGAGGAAAAGCATATATGGGTGATGGGTGGTGATGCGGGCTCAGTTCACTGTTGGTGGCTCACAGCAATcttactgagtatttactcaCCTCTTAGTTTAAAATTCTCTGTGCAGATACCCATATCAGGTGGTCTCAGGGTAAAGTCTTGGTTTTGGGAGCTGCTGGGTTTTGTTTAACTGCTCCATGTTGAGCAGTTAAAATGTTGCTTATCTATCAtgtaccaaagaaaatataccaaatctttttttttttaaattttctgcattCCTTCCTGAGAGAACAAAGCTAAAAACAGCTCCATTTAATGTAGCTTCACTTGCATATAAGAGCAGCATGGTTATGAAAAGGCATAGTCACTCACTTGATGGAGCTCCCAATGGCCAAACCTGGGACAGTTTGAGCAAGAAAATACCTAATGACAATAATAGATTATGActcacagaataaaataaatattcacaagTCCCTACTGAGATAAAGACATAtttgaacaaataaagaaatggggGAGAAGGGGtagctcttctttttatttttaaattaacatataatgtaatatttgttattacatataatgtaataacatattaattacatataatgtaattatatatgtattttatatatgtatattattaattatatataatgtaatatttgattcatgaatcacagacctgaTTCATCAGTCCTACACCCATCACtccactatagcacataccctccccaatgtccatcactagATACCCCATcacccctgctcccctccagcaacctgcagtttgtttcctgagactaagagtctcttatggtttgtctccttctctggtttcatcttgtttcatttttccctctcttcccctatgatcttttgtcttgtttctcaaattcctcatatcagtgagatcatatgataattgtctttctctggctgacttatttcacttagcataaaaccctctagttctatccacgtcattgcaaatggcaagattttgggttttttgatggctacctagcattcctttaaaaaaaaagattttatttatctatttgacacagagagacacctcaagagagggaacacaagcagggggaatgagagagggagacgcTGGCttcatgctgagtggggagcctgatgtggggcttgatcacagggccctgggattatgacctgagctgaaggcagatgcttaatgactgagccatccaggcgccctgcatactattccattatatacatataccacatcttctttatccatttttctgtcgatggacatctaagctctttccatagtttggctactgtgtacattgctgctataaacatttgcatgAACATGAAGGGCAGCTCTTCTTAAGCAAAATTCCAGTCGTTAAATCTAAAGGGAGTGATGGGGGTGGAAGATGGCCATTTGGTACATTTCACACTGACGGACCTCTGATGGATGCAAAGAGAGGGCTGAAGTATGATATGAAACAGAATATTGGCAAAGTCTCATATCTCTTTATGTTActaattacagaaagaaaaatagtaattgCAGTGGATAAAACTGGTAGACACCACTTTGACCAAGTGACCAAGGTCAACCTCACCAGTCATGAGACACACTGATACCATGTAGCCTCTGATATGATGCACTGAGAAGGGCATAAGGTCATTTTTGTAGTATTTTGGCCCAAAATGCACAACCTCAatctaatcatgaaaaaaaaaacaaaaacaaaaccagactgcCCCCAGTGAGGGCCATTTTACAGAGGAACTTAGCCAGTATTCAAAAGTATCAAGATCATGATAGACAAAGACTGAAGAACTCCCAGACTGGAGAGCGCTAGGGAGACATAAAAACTAAATTCAGTGCAGAAGGTGGATTCAAGACTAGAAAAGGGACATTTGTGGGACAATTGGCAAAATTTGAGTATGGTCTGTAGATTAGTTAATAGTATTGTACCCATATTTCTTTCCTGGTATAGATCATTGTGCTGTGCCATGTAAAATATTAACCTTTGGGGAAGTGGGGTGCAGGAGATACAGGAACTTGGGTGTTTTTATAACCTTTTTGTAAATctgacattatttaaaaattaaaggaaaatatatatgtattctagAGTCATTCTACCTCTTTTTAAACCTGGCTACCCTACTTATTAGCTGTATGACTTTGGATAAATCACTTCATTTCTCcttgtctcagtttccccatctgtaaaatgggaataaaaagagTACCTTCCTCAGAGGATTGTAATGAAGCTTAAAAGtgattacaccagttagaatggccaaaattaacaaaacaggaaacaacatgtgttggagaggatgtggagaaaggggaaccctcttacactgttggtgggaatgcaagttggtgcagcctctttggagaacagtgtggagattcctcaagaaattaaaaatagagcttccctatgaccctgcaattgcactcctgggtatttaccccaaagatacagatgtcatgaaaagaagggccatctgtaccccaatgtttatagcagcaatggccacagtcgccaaactatggaaagaaccaagatgcccttcaacggatgaatggataaggaagatgtggtccatatacactatggagtattatgcctccatcagaaaggacgaatatccaacttttgtagcaacatggacgggactggaagagattatgctgagtgaaatcagtcaagcagagagagtcaattatcatatggtttcactcatttgtggagcataaccaatagcatggaggacaaggggcgttagagaggagtagggagtttgggtaaattggaaggggaggtgaaccatgagtgactatggactctgaaaaacagtctgaggggtttgaagtggcgggggggtgggaggttggggtaccaggtggtgggtattgtggagggcacagcttgcatggagcactgggtgtggtgaaaaaataatgaatactgtttttctgaaaataaataaattggggaaaaaaaagtgataataCATGTGTAATGCCTACAACAGTGCCTTGGCTCAGAGGGAGGGCTATGTTATTATATGCAATGATCATTTGAGGCTAGCAGCATTCTCTGTTGATCTTAGGGATATTTCTCCCTCCGTCCCCTGATTTCTCACTGTGCCTCTGAAGCTTTCTGATGCCAATCCTGGTACTGATTCTTTCTCCAACCAGccatttttctctaaaaacatTTCCCCTTCCACCAGTGGCTATGTAATGCCAAATCTAGCATTAGGATCTGTGCCTTAAGGATTTAAACACCTTCAAAGGAATCAGAATAACTGCTCTGAATTAGGATTGTTATGGGGAGAGGCCTGCATTGGAAAGACAGAACTCATATCACCAAAAAAACCCTCTGGGGCCACTTTCTTTTATTCCCAACACGGGGTTCAGACTTTTCTGGGCCTGTGAGACCAACAGCCCTGATTGGTTTGAGGGGGTAGTATGCCCCCTCAATTGTGAGGATATGCCTCACAATTACCTATCTGAGGTCTCACCCCATGTCACATTTTAGTATCTGTTTGGCCAATAAGACTGCAGCACACACACTAGCCTCATTCCCTGCTTGGGCCTTACCACTGATGTCACAATCTGACTTGTGGATATTAATCTGGCCACAGCTGCTCACAAACCAGACGGCAAGGTCAAGAGGACCAGCACAGTAAGATGTGGAAGAGAATTGACCATCAGCCCAAGATCAAAGCAGTGGCTGGGCCTCAGGCAGGCCAGTTCAAAGAACTGGGTGCAGCGCACGAACCTGCCATGCCACACCCTCTGGAGCTGTCAGAATTCCAGAGCTTCCCTGTGTTTGAGGACATTAGCCATCACATCAAAGAGGTGGGGGCCCAACTGGTAAAGAAAGTCAATGCCATCTTTCAGCTGGACATCACCAAAGATGGGAAGATCATTCTGCAGTGGACCATTGATCTGAAGAATGGTTCTGGGGACATGTATCCAGGATCCGCCAGGCTTCCAGCTGACACTGTCTTCACAATCCCGGAACCTGTCTTTATGGAGTTGGTTTTGGGCAAAGTGAACCCTCAGAAAGCTTTCCTTGCTGGCAAGTTCAAAGTGAGTGGCAAAGTTCTGCTTGGCCAGAAGCTCGAGAGAGTTTTCAAAGACTGGGCTAAATTTTAAGCATGTAAAATACCAAAGAAATGATCAGAACTTCTCTCCGGTTATAATGTTGAGCGGAAATCATGCTTAAActgaagattaaaacaaaaaatatccaaTATTTTTACTCAAATTCTTCCTGTTCAAGTTTGATTAATTTTCCTGCTGATGCGTTAATTTTCAGTGAGGGTTCTAGAGCAGTAAAGAGTGTTGGAGTGTCTCACCTaaaatctttgtctttttctttctttaggttcATGTATGCTACATTATGTTAGGTTGAAAGCCACACATAGAGAAATGGGTGGTTTTGACACATGGATTTAAATGCTTTCATGATTGAGTTCCTGAGAATTTTGTTTGTGCTTTGGGGAAAGAAGTGCCCACCATCATTGTGTCGGTTTGCATTCCAGTTGGTAACTTGGTTCTTTGAGATTTTAAATTTGCAGAACTTAGAGGGGTTGAGCTCTTGGTGTATCATGACTTTGCATAGATATAATTCCAAGAGAATCCAGGAGTTTGGAAGAGGTTCTAGGCTACTGAGTCTTAAACTAGAGCATGCATCACACCACCTGCAAGACTGGTAAAAGCCCAGATTGCTGGGGCCCACATCAGGGTTTCAGTGCTATAGGTCTGTGCGGgggagaatgtgcatttctaacaagttcccaggtgatgttgaTGGGACCACCCCTGGAGAACCCCTGCCGTAGTTCATGCTCCAGCATTCAGAATTGGTAAAAACTATTCTGTTCTAGACCAGTGAGATATTGCCATTATTTAAATGAGATGTTTCCACGACTTAAAGAATCTCCTGGAATCTCCCCCATCCTGTGTGCCATTTCTGAAGTGTCAGGAGCTTGTTTACTGAGCATTTTACAAAACCAAAGGTTATGCTGGGAGACTTTCCCTTCTGGGAGCCCTGTTCATACATTGGAGGACTAGGAATAGAGCCAGGTGTAGCCTGATATGACCTCTATGGGTGAGTGTGTGTAACGCTGGTTTCCCTGTGATCTGTGTAGACCTTTACCTTGTATACCTTTATACTCTGAAGCCCACATAGAAGGTTCCTGAAAACAGCCATGCCCCAAACGCGTGCCTACCAAATTGTCCAACTGTTCCATCCTGGGTATTTCCCTAGGAGGGAAGAAAGCATATGTACGAGTACAAAAATGTGTACATGAGTGTTCACAGCAGTTATATTTGTGGTAGTTCCAGACTGTAAATAAGCCAAATGCCCATCAGTAGGTGAATGGGTGAACCCATTCACCTACAGACGATGCTCTGTCGTACTCTGGAACACTACtcggcaaaaaagaaaaagaagggatgaATTATTGATGTACATAAAACGGCAAGGACCAATgtcagattatgctgagtggcagaaaccagagaaaaccaaGTACAGAGTATGCGGTTCTATTTATGTACTAGGAAATGCACACTGGGGGGATAGAAGGAGGAGCAGTGGTTGCCAAGagacagggatgggggagggaagagggttgGGAGGGCGGATTATTAATGGCTATGAGGAAGCTTGGGGGTGATGGGTAgattcattatcttgattgtgccAATGGCTTCACAGGTGTATATATGGGAAAGACATCGCATTGTATACTTTATATGCCCATGGGCAGCTTTTTCTGTGTTAGTACAGACTCAGTAACGCTGGAAATCCTGCCACCCTCAACTAAAGTGGAGGCTTTATAAAGAGGATTTAAAGCTCTACTTGTCTCTTGGCACCAGTCTTCTGACCTCACACGTGCCCACCTGTCCCAGCCGTTACTGATTTAGATGGCTCTGCGAAGGCCTTCCTAAGGTCCCCCTGTCAGAAAAAGGCAGAATGAGGGCTTGTTGCTAATAAAATCTCTCCGTGGGAAACAAAGAGGCCTTTTGTTTAGTTCATGTTCACCTCTGAGGGAAGAGACCGAGAGTCCCTTACTGAGGGTTTGTGAGTAGGGACAGGGAGCGCTCCCtggtttctttcctctcctgGTCCTTAGGTAGGTGATGTGTGTGGTGCTCCTGCCAATGGCCCTGCCCAGCCAAGTGGTGGGCATCTCAGAGGCTTCAGACTGATTCTGAGTACTGTTGTGAGCACTTACCTTGCCTGGTTTAGGCACCTCCATTAGAGCCATATTTAAAAATGTCAGGCATAGCTGGGCAGGTGTTTGTTTAGGGAAATGGCTTGCCCAAGCTTGTTCCCTGAGTTGGCCCTAGCTTCGGGGGATTGGCCCGGAGATGGGAGTTGCTCAGAGATGGTTGGATGTGGAGAAGGGTATGAGGCAGGGAAGGGTTGCAGAGGGTCACATCTAGGCTACCATCTGACCGAAGGGAGGCCCATCCTGTAGACGGTCAGTGACTTATGGCCAGCTTTGATTTGGAACAAAACACGACCCATGCCAATGAGAACCCTTTCTCAGGACTTTGGAACTGGGAAGCAGAGGGACTGAGCTACAAGTGAGCAGTGAGAATAGAATCTGCCTTACAGGCTGggatgtggtgtgtgtggggtgggtaAGGGAGGTGCTGTGGAGGGTGGGCAGAAGTAGAAGTGGGAGAAGTTGGTAGAAGTTGGAAGAGCCTTGAATAAGGAGAGGGATCTTGTTCACATCTGAGAGAAGACTCTTGACCTTGGGAAACAACACCAACATCCCTTTCAAAAGGAACAAAATCACTCAGTGCTGGGATGCCCTGTGGAACAGCTGGGAAGACTcagattttgaaatcagaaatgtGGTTTTGAGCCCCAGGTTATAAGCACAGAGAATTACTGAACCACTCTGCACCTCAGTGGCCTTACCCAGAAATGAGGCCAGTGGCCCTTATGACATCAGGTTGTTGGGGAGCTCCTAATAGGTCATGCCCAGTGTAGTGTAGTCACTGGCCCATGTGAGTTTTCCATGCGTATGAATGAgttccttttctcttctggaTGAGAGGGAAGAGGACAACTTCCCCTGGCTCCTTACCGCCTTCCAAGAAAGTCCACACATGGGGCTTTTGTGCTCTGCTCTGGGGAccttctttctgccttttcatttacACTCAGTTGATGCCCTAGAAGGTCACATCTGACTCAAAGTACACATGTGCATGTTGCTTGGTCTGTACAAGTTTGGCCAGTACAGTGTTTATAGAGTTTGAATgaagttattttatataaaaattggaTTTTTGGAATCTCTTGCGAAATTGCATGCTTTGGTCACACTAAGCCTGTACTCCTGCCAGGCAACAGCTCAGGAAACAGGGAATGGGGGTCGGTGTGGGCCTCACTCTCTATGCTGCCTCTTTGACTCTCACACTAAATTTGGTGGCCCTCTCTCCTGGAGCCTGTGCTGTTGTTTCCTTCAGCTGCGCCCGTTTGACTGGAGCCGGGGCTAGTGTATGCCTTCATgactgcagctccccctgccccaccccccatacATGGTCTTACTCATCCCCCTAATGGAAATAccctgtgttcattttcttttgctgtgtgacAGAGTACCACAGCTGAGCAGCTTGAAACAATACCCATTCATGATCTCACAGCTTCTGCAGGTCAGAAGTCTGGTTGGGCTCAGCTGGGTCCTCTGCTCCAGTCTTATCTCACAagggccaaaatcaaggtgtagGCCAGGCTGGGATCTCACCTGGGGACTTAGGGGAAGAACTGCCTCCAAGCTCATCTGGTGGTGGCCTTATTCAGTTCTGTGTGGTTGTAGGACCGAGGCCCAcgtttccttgttggttttcaGTCAAGGATGCTCTCTCAGCTCCCAAAGGTCACTCACATTCCTCGTCACGTGACTTCTCCATCTGCAAAGCCAGCGGTGATGTGTGGAGTCCTTCTTAGGCTTCAGGCCTCTAGGAATTCTACTGCCttcattttctgcctccttttagAGGATTTGAGGGGTTGTgttgggcccacccagataacccaggataatctcccaGATATGTACATATCCCCCTAATgtacatgtcctaccttccactttttttgtttttgcaagaaTGGTAGCTGACTATAGATGCTGTTCCCGCCTTGCATTTTGAAAGGttacagaaaaacaatctgaggggtttgaagtggcggggcagtgggaggttggggtaccaggtggtgggtattatagagggcacggattgcatggagcactgggtgtggtgaaaaaataatgaatactgtttttctaaaaataaataaattggaaaaaaaaaaggttacagaAAGATCTCTTCTTCAGAGAGTGCCCTCCTGAGGGGTTAAATGTTTGACTTCACTTACCCCACTGAAACTCTTCACATTTCCCCTGTTCTTTAGAAAAAAGCTCACAATGGGCAGCTTTACTGGTGAAGGTTGCAAAATGGACCCCTCTCCATTGGAAGTGGGATTTACTTACCCTCATTGTTGAAGAATTCCTGCCAATCCTCTGTGTCCCAAGGGCTGGAGGCTGTCCTTGCCCGTGGCTTTTCCCGACCCTCCCATCCTTCTGGCCTCTTGTCTGCTCAAGGGCACCCAGAGAGTACCAGGTGTGATGGGCTCCTGAGAGGGGATGCTGAAGATCTTGCTGGACCTTTATTTTACCCTTAGGACCAAAAGGGTTGTCTGATCTGAGAGAGGGAACCCTAGCTTTAAAGTAGAGATCAGCAGAGCTACAGAATCAGGTACTTCTGCAATAGGTAGAGATTGGGGTGGAAGAGAGTAGGACCTAGGGCGGTCCTAGGTCCACGAAGGGGAATCCTGAATATCCCCATAGCTGGGactatttcattcatttgcctGAAgcccaaaaaaagacaaaatctatTCTGATGTAGGACTTTTACTACTTTTCTATTAGAGACTCAGGAATGTCTCTCCTGGGAGACTGTCTCTCCCCTCTTTATGTGGTTGTTCATGAAACCCCACACTTGGCCAGtttttctgtcttcctgcctAGGGGTAGAAGGAGGGAAACCAGCTCCCAGTGACCACCATGGAACACCTAGTGCTGAAATGAGGAACTCCTTCCAGGGGACAGCTCAGAGGTGTGGGTGTGAGCTCATATACTGGGCATCCTCAGAAAGTGGCTCTTCATCTTTTGTGCGCAGCCTGCTTTATACTCCTCAGGGATTTGTATCTCTCTGATTTGGCAGGTAGTACGGGGGACGTGTTGAGTGCAAGGCCCGTGAGCCGCGACTTAAGATAGTCTTGTATTGAAATGCTGTCATTTCAATGACTGAACAGCTCATTCATTCAGCACAATTTTATGGTGCATCTGCGATGagggggctccatgctcagcactgaGATGCAGTGGGGGGATGAAGGGCTTCCTCTCCACCCAAGCAGACAACACCACACTGGAAAACAATCCTCAGGGCTGGAACCTGGAGCTCAGAGAGGCTGAAAGAATGCTGAGGATGGGCTGGTGGAAGGAGTTTTGTCAGGGCTTGGGCTAAAAGAGCTTCCCGGGGGGTTGCTACCTCTTCAGCTCCGAAAAAGCTTGGTTGTGTACCAGGCCTAGACGGGATGGAGCAAATGGCTTGTGACCCCCATGGAGGTTTCGTTTCTCTGATTACTCATGCTGGGGTGCAGACAAGACTAATTCTGGGACCTGGAGCAACAGTTAGGGCCCCCATTGTTTTGCCGCTGATTTCCTCACTCCCCAGAGGGCAAATGGCAGTCTCGGCTCCCAAAGTTAGGTCTGTTCACCTGTGTTTAGGCGTGAGATCCAGGAAAGCATCAGCAACGAGGGCAAGGTTTCTGTTCTGGGGAGCTTAAATAAGGGCAGATTTTGGATTTTTAGCAATGAGCTGCCAGATTTCATTTGTTCGTAGACGGACTAATTCATTAatctcataaatatttgttgagcatttaTCATGTGTTAGACACTAATGATGTTAAGCTGGTAACACACCCATGGTTTATGAGATCAGGATTCGTTCCTATTGGTCAGACCCTGGGCTCTGGgttcgtcctcctcctcctctttctcttcttcttcttgatttatttattttacagagacagacagacagagagcatgaatgagaggagcagagggagagagagagaatctctagcagattccACAAAGAATACAGatctcaacatggggctccatgtggggctcgactcagggctctatctcatggccctgagccgatgccaagagtcagatgcctaactaacTGGGCCACGTAGGCATCCTGATGGGTTTCTTCTTTACTGTACTTGTTACTAAACATTCTGGAAATCACTGCTGGTTCTAGGAGCTAGAGGGGGACAGTGGCAACCCGAGGTTCCTCTTCTCCCACGctttcatttttcagatggggGACATATGAGGGTGgtggggagacaaacaataaacatAAATGAATAACCAAGCAAAATGATTTCAGAAAGTgagtacagttgacctttgatCAGCACAGGTTTGaattgcatgggtccacttacatgtggattttttttttttgataaatgtaGTACAGTACttgtgaatgtattttttaaaatttcttttcagcgtaacagtattcattgtttttgcaccacacccagtgctccatgcaatccgtgccctctctaatacccacaacctggttgtattttcttttcttaagattttcttaataacatttttttttctctagcttattttattgtaagaataaggatataatacatataatctacaaaatatgtgttcattaactgtttatgttatttgGAAGGCTTCTGGTCAGCAGAAGGTTagtagtagttaagttttgggggagtgaaaagttatatgtagatttttgACTACATGAAGGGGGAGTCAGTGCCCCCAACCCCCATGTTGTTGAAGGGTCAACTATAAAACCAAAAGGGAAAAAGTGGGTAATGTGGCCAAGGGGAGCTGGGCGGCCAGAGAAGTTCTGAGAAGGGACTGCCGGAATTCCATAGGGCAAAGGTTCGAGCAGCTTACGTGGGAGGTAGCCCCGGAAAACACCTATCAGGGATTGGACAGAAAGGCAGGAGACTCCTGTTTGTAAGTGGACCCATGGGGATGTTCAGGGAGATGCAGTAGTCATCCCACCAATATGGTGGAGAGCTCCAGCCTTTGATGGAGAGCTGCTCCTGGACCAGGGGCAGAGTGAGCTCCAGGCACTCACGAAAGCTCTCAGGCAGTTGGAAGTCAGCCGGACTAATAGCGAGACCCAAACACAGACCATAGCAGGTGATGAATCTGGCCACCCGAGTGGGCTCTGATCTCTTGGGAGTAAGAGGCTGGACTCTGGGACCAGACTGCCTGGGGCTGGGTCTCATCCCAGCCACTTCCTAACTATGGGAACTCAggcatgttcatttattttttaaaatacactttttgaTGGAGGAAAGCCTATAAGCCCTAGGTGTGCAGCTCAGCAAATGTTCCCAAGTGGAACAAACCCCTGTAACCAGCACCTGGCTTGGGAAATAGGACACACCCAGCGCCCGGAAACCCCTCTCATGCCATGCCCTCCCCCCTCGAGGATAGCCACTGTTctgactttttactttttttatatatacattatatatataaaataatattttatattatttatgattttaatataataaattttcGTGTTGCCTATTTTTGTGCTTCTATAAATGGCTTCTTCCACTCTGCATTCTGTGTCTGAGACTCCTGCATATTTTTCTGTGTAGTTATGGTTTCATTTTACCATTGAATGGTGTTTCATtgtatttggattgtttccatttgGGGGCTATTTCCAACAGTGCTGCTGTGAGCCTTCTTGTAGATTTGTGTGATGGGAAGTCTCTGTCACTTTGGTGACAGCCACAGCAGAGCATCTTGCA comes from Neovison vison isolate M4711 chromosome 8, ASM_NN_V1, whole genome shotgun sequence and encodes:
- the SCP2D1 gene encoding SCP2 sterol-binding domain-containing protein 1; translated protein: MHLSCSQTRRQGQEDQHSKMWKRIDHQPKIKAVAGPQAGQFKELGAAHEPAMPHPLELSEFQSFPVFEDISHHIKEVGAQLVKKVNAIFQLDITKDGKIILQWTIDLKNGSGDMYPGSARLPADTVFTIPEPVFMELVLGKVNPQKAFLAGKFKVSGKVLLGQKLERVFKDWAKF